The following proteins are encoded in a genomic region of Lachnospiraceae bacterium KM106-2:
- a CDS encoding site-specific recombinase, resolvase family produces MIYGYCRVSTRGQLEGNGIQAQEKEILSKYDNAVIFTEQYTGSKVLERPVLKEVIDKLQQGDLLVVWKLDRLARNTKEGIDIIEKLFAKGVAVHVLNVGLLEDTTMGRFFLQTLLAVAEMERNLIIERTQAGKEIAKTKEGFKEGRPKKYAQGVYKMAVQMKLDGKTYKEIEQETGLSKATIVRTIQKYRLEQIETESIN; encoded by the coding sequence ATGATATATGGTTATTGTAGAGTATCAACGAGAGGTCAATTAGAAGGAAACGGTATTCAAGCACAGGAAAAAGAGATATTAAGTAAATATGATAATGCAGTTATTTTTACAGAGCAATATACTGGTTCAAAGGTTTTGGAGAGACCTGTATTGAAGGAAGTAATAGATAAATTGCAGCAGGGTGATTTACTTGTTGTTTGGAAGTTGGATAGATTGGCAAGGAATACAAAAGAAGGAATAGATATCATAGAGAAGTTATTTGCTAAAGGAGTAGCAGTTCATGTATTGAATGTTGGCCTACTAGAAGATACAACAATGGGAAGGTTCTTTTTACAGACACTATTAGCAGTTGCAGAGATGGAGAGAAATCTTATCATTGAGAGAACACAAGCAGGTAAAGAGATTGCTAAGACGAAAGAGGGGTTCAAAGAGGGGAGACCTAAGAAATATGCTCAAGGTGTATATAAGATGGCTGTTCAAATGAAGTTAGATGGCAAGACATATAAAGAGATTGAGCAAGAAACAGGATTATCAAAGGCAACGATAGTAAGAACTATTCAAAAATATAGATTAGAACAGATAGAAACTGAGAGCATCAACTAA
- a CDS encoding site-specific recombinase XerD, which translates to MLLEDCLKEFIFDCKLRKLSERTIKSYRNNNLLMFSYLRKELDIVEVEDVNHKCIQSYIDYLMRKELKESYINGLIKVFRAFFKYAYEEEYINRNPMLRVKWQKEEIPVITTFTNDEVRKMIAYYSGKRFLDIRNKLIMVVLLDTGIRNNELCTIKLDDIKETYIVIHGKGKKIRHVPITHIVNKYLIKYFRIRDEYIKDKFSYQNEYLFLSQKGKQLTIETVERVVKDCGDGAGIRKDIRCSPHTCRHYYAQAQLVNGCDIYTLSKLLGHQNINITKRYLLSMHNDNFIEMGAKTSPLRNL; encoded by the coding sequence ATGTTATTAGAAGATTGTTTGAAAGAGTTTATCTTTGATTGTAAGCTAAGAAAGTTATCAGAACGAACGATAAAGAGTTATCGAAACAATAACTTACTTATGTTCAGCTACTTAAGAAAAGAACTTGATATTGTTGAAGTGGAAGATGTAAACCACAAGTGTATTCAGTCTTATATTGATTACCTCATGAGAAAAGAGTTGAAGGAATCTTATATTAATGGATTGATTAAGGTGTTTCGAGCCTTCTTTAAGTATGCTTATGAAGAAGAGTATATCAATCGTAATCCTATGCTAAGAGTGAAGTGGCAAAAGGAAGAGATACCAGTTATCACGACTTTTACAAATGATGAAGTTAGAAAGATGATTGCTTATTATAGTGGTAAGCGGTTCTTGGATATTAGGAATAAGCTAATAATGGTTGTTCTGCTTGATACAGGTATTAGAAATAATGAGCTATGTACAATAAAGCTAGATGACATTAAGGAAACTTACATTGTTATTCATGGTAAAGGCAAGAAGATTAGGCACGTTCCAATCACTCATATTGTAAATAAGTATCTAATTAAGTATTTCAGAATAAGAGACGAGTATATCAAAGATAAGTTTAGTTATCAGAATGAGTACTTATTCTTATCTCAGAAAGGGAAACAGCTTACGATTGAAACGGTAGAAAGAGTTGTTAAAGATTGCGGGGATGGAGCAGGGATAAGAAAAGATATTAGATGTAGTCCTCATACATGCAGACATTACTATGCACAGGCTCAGTTGGTTAATGGGTGCGATATTTATACACTTTCTAAGTTGTTGGGGCATCAGAATATCAATATTACAAAAAGGTATTTGCTGTCGATGCATAATGATAACTTTATAGAGATGGGGGCTAAGACTAGTCCGTTGAGAAATTTATAG
- a CDS encoding YebC/PmpR family DNA-binding transcriptional regulator encodes MSGHSKFANIKHKKDKNDAAKGKIFTKIGREIAVAVKEGGADPNNNSKLRDVIAKAKSNNMPNDTIDRSIKKAAGADSDVNYVTVTYEGYGPNGIAVIVETLTDNKNRTASNVKNAFTKGNGNVGTPGCVSFMFDKKGQIIIDKEECDMEADDLMMIALDAGAEDFNEEEDSFEILTDPDTFSEVREKLEAEGIAMAAAEVTMIPQTWGELTDEHDIKFFRKTLDMLEEDDDVQNVYHNWDEPDEE; translated from the coding sequence ATGTCAGGACATTCAAAGTTTGCGAATATTAAACATAAAAAGGATAAAAATGATGCTGCAAAGGGTAAGATCTTTACTAAGATCGGTCGTGAAATTGCAGTTGCCGTTAAAGAAGGCGGAGCAGATCCTAATAATAATAGTAAATTAAGAGATGTTATTGCAAAAGCGAAATCCAATAACATGCCTAACGATACAATCGATAGAAGTATTAAGAAAGCTGCTGGTGCAGATAGCGATGTAAACTATGTAACAGTAACTTATGAAGGATATGGACCAAACGGTATCGCTGTTATCGTTGAGACTTTAACAGATAATAAAAACAGAACTGCTTCTAATGTAAAGAATGCATTTACAAAAGGAAATGGTAATGTTGGTACTCCAGGATGTGTATCATTCATGTTCGATAAAAAAGGACAGATTATCATCGATAAAGAAGAATGCGATATGGAAGCAGATGATCTTATGATGATCGCTCTTGATGCTGGTGCAGAAGATTTCAACGAAGAAGAAGATAGCTTCGAAATCTTAACAGATCCAGATACATTCAGTGAAGTAAGAGAAAAATTAGAAGCGGAAGGCATTGCTATGGCAGCTGCTGAAGTTACTATGATTCCTCAAACTTGGGGTGAATTAACAGATGAACACGATATTAAATTCTTCAGAAAGACACTTGATATGTTAGAAGAAGATGATGACGTTCAAAACGTTTACCATAACTGGGATGAACCAGACGAAGAATAA